A single window of Granulicella mallensis MP5ACTX8 DNA harbors:
- a CDS encoding MIP/aquaporin family protein — protein MSKAVTSTEPEDRLQPLRRYDTLNAVDSLRLHWPEYLMEAAGLALYMFSVCIFATLLQHPASPVRHTITNPVLRRALMGLAVGTTLAAIIMTPWGKQSGGHFNPAITFTFYRLGKVKFWDALFYGAAQFFGATSGVAIAAYVLRSIVQNDAIHYAVTAPGVYGNLVAFVAELMISFTLMSTILFVSNHKSLAQFTPYFVGVLYATYITFETPLSGMSMNPARTFGSASYISYWHALWIYFIAPTLGMLAGAKLFLRVRGGAAPCCAKLHHANDKRCIFICGYEPAKINSNSIQSRNSLSPENRL, from the coding sequence ATGAGTAAAGCCGTCACCAGCACGGAACCAGAGGACCGCCTGCAACCACTCCGTCGGTATGACACATTGAATGCAGTCGACAGCTTACGTCTTCACTGGCCCGAGTACCTGATGGAGGCTGCCGGACTAGCCCTATACATGTTCTCTGTCTGCATATTTGCAACTTTGCTCCAGCATCCCGCTTCGCCGGTTCGACACACAATTACCAACCCGGTCCTACGTCGAGCACTCATGGGATTGGCTGTAGGAACGACGCTGGCTGCGATTATTATGACGCCGTGGGGCAAGCAGTCCGGAGGTCATTTCAATCCGGCTATCACCTTTACCTTTTATCGGCTGGGAAAGGTGAAGTTCTGGGATGCACTGTTTTATGGCGCAGCACAGTTCTTTGGCGCGACGAGTGGTGTCGCGATCGCCGCCTACGTGCTCCGGAGTATAGTGCAGAACGATGCTATCCACTATGCGGTAACTGCGCCGGGCGTATACGGAAATCTGGTTGCATTTGTTGCAGAATTGATGATCTCGTTTACGCTGATGAGCACGATCCTGTTCGTATCCAATCACAAATCACTGGCACAATTTACCCCTTATTTTGTCGGAGTACTGTACGCAACGTACATAACCTTCGAAACACCGTTGTCAGGAATGAGCATGAACCCCGCGCGAACGTTTGGGTCCGCATCCTATATCAGCTACTGGCACGCGCTTTGGATCTACTTCATCGCCCCTACGCTAGGAATGTTGGCCGGGGCTAAGCTCTTCTTACGAGTTCGCGGGGGAGCCGCCCCCTGTTGTGCAAAGCTACATCACGCCAATGACAAACGCTGTATCTTCATCTGCGGATACGAACCTGCAAAAATCAACAGCAATTCCATACAATCTCGCAATTCATTGTCTCCGGAAAATCGGCTATAA